A genomic segment from Xyrauchen texanus isolate HMW12.3.18 chromosome 21, RBS_HiC_50CHRs, whole genome shotgun sequence encodes:
- the LOC127661358 gene encoding protein FAM214A-like isoform X1 has translation MSKGRVLKSQQRPEDVRRSAGILEGITLSVSSMKPDREAAEEFFEYDAEEFLVFLTLLITEGRTPECSIKGRTEGLHCPPAQSAMPVLTKHECSDKIPQCRQARRTRSEVMLLWRNYIPIMIEVMLLPDCCYSDEGPTTDGTDLNDPAIKQDALLLERWTLQPVPRKSGDRFIEEKTLLLAVRSYVFFSQLSAWLSASHGLVPRNILYRISAADEELIWNFSQTPSEHAFPIPNISHSVALKVLVQSLPRQPKYPILKCSIHSGLAFLGKRGLERGERSNHAGENHSSLRLPGSPLFSRPLHPSQPPHSPLNIRKCPPRPESPHPPGKAVKWLYSRLNGGVEAPPTEQYSLCTNGAESPKTSNMLSPVRAFKSLSLTDTLAIPSPSPSFLSGETNPLIGSLLQERQEVIARIAQRLNFCDPTAPHLPDALFTSHEPPGHKAPWSSLQDKERMKKSKESLLPVPQTHNGTGPENTERSRSSLYDTPLSPRSRKRLDQVENESKTSPKLSTRKRLVLSDQSAEGSMIADAVQDISRLIQERLQQSYSLLNVTYKLKSTQTEQVGTSHGAHSNGFVSPSSNESSSIANGQGSTKPHNSPKTKCCQSPDSSNSQQDCSCRPLHVAIPILEELSLKKSQPLTTSNDKQNTKSESWTSLKDHTNSYQENGLTLTGYFQPFKTQESIEEKVSEKHVQVGSTCPEKDENQVPWASLSRTPANLIHSTPSPSVGPTPSSYMQRYPPFPLKPRSKWKKQNRHSIDGTATKAFHPCTGLPLLSSPVPQRKSQTGYFDLDTSVIHCKGVPWAANKRVLKRSQDCDESQQQILSASAPPASLSLLGNFEECVLNYRLEPLGNVEGFTAEVGASGTFCPSHMTLPVDVSFYSVSDDNAPSPYMGVINLESLGKRGYRVPPSGTIQVTLFNPNKTVVKMFVVMYNLREMPASHQTFLRQRTFSVPVKREFNGQNNKKKPVLGQGRTLRYLVHLRFQSSKSGKIYLHRDIRLLFSRKSMEVDSGAAYELKSFTESPADPPFSPRC, from the exons aAGCAGCCGAGGAGTTCTTCGAGTATGATGCTGAGGAGTTCCTCGTGTTTCTGACGCTCCTGATCACAGAAGGGCGGACTCCAGAATGTTCCATAAAGGGTCGGACCGAAGGGCTTCACTGCCCACCTGCCCAGTCAGCTATGCCTGTCCTCACCAAACATGAGTGTAGTGACAAAATACCACAG TGTCGTCAGGCAAGGAGAACAAGGTCAGAGGTCATGTTGCTATGGCGCAATTACATCCCCATCATGATTGAGGTGATGCTTCTTCCTGACTGTTGCTATAGCGATGAAGGCCCTACCACAGACGGGACAGACCTAAATGACCCAGCAATAAAGCAAGATGCACTCTTACTGGAGAGATGGACATTACAACCAGTGCCCCGAAA GAGTGGAGATCGCTTTATTGAGGAGAAAACCCTGCTTTTGGCTGTACGATCCTATGTCTTTTTctcacagctcagcgcatggctgaGTGCTTCTCATGGACTCGTACCCAGAAACATCCTTTACAG AATAAGTGCAGCTGATGAGGAACTGATATGGAACTTCTCGCAGACTCCCTCTGAACATGCCTTCCCTATCCCAAACATATCTCACAGTGTTGCTCTCAAAGTGCTGGTTCAGTCTTTGCCCCGCCAGCCCAAATACCCCATACTGAAATGTAGTATCCACTCAGGTCTAGCTTTCCTGGGCAAAAGAGGCCTGGAGCGTGGTGAGAGGAGCAACCATGCTGGAGAGAACCACAGTTCCCTCCGTCTGCCAGGGTCTCCACTTTTCTCCAGGCCTCTACACCCTTCTCAACCTCCCCACAGCCCTCTAAACATCCGTAAATGTCCCCCTCGCCCAGAATCCCCTCACCCACCAGGAAAAGCCGTGAAATGGTTGTACTCTCGGCTGAATGGAGGTGTGGAAGCCCCTCCCACAGAACAGTACAGCTTGTGTACTAATGGTGCCGAGAGCCCTAAGACATCAAACATGTTGTCACCAGTTCGTGCTTTCAAATCACTGTCCCTCACCGACACTTTAGCAATCCCCAGCCCGAGTCCCAGCTTCCTCTCAGGTGAAACCAACCCCCTCATTGGCTCCCTACTCCAGGAGAGGCAGGAAGTCATCGCTCGCATTGCTCAGCGGCTAAATTTCTGTGATCCTACAGCTCCTCATCTCCCTGATGCCCTCTTCACTTCTCACGAACCGCCAGGACACAAAGCACCCTGGAGCTCCTTGCAGGACAAGGAGCGCATGAAGAAATCCAAAGAGTCCCTTTTACCTGTTCCTCAAACTCATAATGGAACTGGCCCAGAAAACACAGAGAGGAGCCGGTCTTCTCTCTATGACACCCCCTTAAGCCCTAGAAGCAGAAAGCGTCTAGACCAAGTGGAAAACGAATCAAAAACTTCCCCAAAACTGTCAACTCGTAAGCGTCTGGTACTAAGTGACCAGTCTGCTGAAGGTTCAATGATTGCAGACGCCGTTCAGGATATCTCAAGGTTGATTCAGGAGAGACTTCAACAGTCCTACAGTCTCCTAAATGTCACCTATAAATTAAAGTCCACTCAAACCGAACAGGTAGGCACAAGCCATGGTGCCCATTCAAACGGCTTTGTTTCGCCATCAAGCAATGAGTCCTCAAGCATAGCCAATGGCCAGGGAAGCACAAAGCCTCATAattctccaaaaacaaaatgttgtcAATCTCCTGACTCTAGTAATAGCCAGCAAGACTGTTCTTGTAGACCACTACATGTGGCCATCCCAATACTTGAAGAGCTCAGCCTCAAAAAATCACAGCCGTTAACGACAAGTAACGACAAACAGAACACTAAAAGTGAGTCCTGGACCTCTTTGAAAGACCACACAAACTCTTATCAGGAGAATGGGCTGACACTGACTGGATACTTCCAGCCTTTCAAGACACAAGAGTCAATTGAAGAGAAAGTATCAGAGAAGCATGTCCAGGTTGGGTCCACCTGTCCTGAGAAGGATGAGAACCAGGTGCCTTGGGCATCTCTCTCTAGAACACCTGCCAACCTTATCCACAGCACCCCCAGTCCTTCCGTTGGTCCTACCCCAAGCAGTTATATG CAGAGATATCCCCCCTTCCCTCTGAAGCCACGCAGTAAATGGAAGAAACAGAATCGTCACTCCATAGACGGAACGGCAACGAAAGCTTTCCACCCCTGCACAGGCCTGCCTCTCCTCTCTAGCCCT GTTCCTCAAAGAAAATCTCAGACAGGATATTTTGATTTAGACACGTCTGTGATTCATTGCAAAGGTGTGCCATGGGCTGCCAATAAGAG ggtTTTAAAAAGATCACAAGACTGTGATGAGTCTCAGCAGCAGATCCTTAGTGCCAGCGCTCCACCCGCCAGCCTCAGCCTTTTGGGAAACTTTGAG GAGTGTGTCCTGAACTATCGTTTGGAGCCATTGGGTAATGTTGAGGGTTTCACTGCTGAGGTGGGCGCCAGCGGAACATTCTGCCCCAGTCACATGACATTACCTGTGGACGTGTctttctacagcgtctctgatgATAATGCACCTTCCCCCTACATG GGTGTCATAAATTTGGAGTCTCTCGGTAAGAGGGGATATCGTGTACCTCCTTCAGGAACCATTCAAGTG aCCTTATTTAACCCTAATAAGACGGTGGTTAAGATGTTTGTGGTGATGTACAATCTGAGGGAAATGCCCGCCAGCCATCAGACATTCCTGCGGCAGAGAACCTTCTCAGTCCCCGTCAAACGCGAGTTCAATGGACAGAACAACAAAAAGAAGCCCGTGCTGGGGCAAGGACGAACCCTCCGCTACCTCGTCCACCTGAG GTTTCAGAGCTCCAAATCTGGAAAGATCTACCTCCATCGGGACATCCGGCTCCTTTTCTCCCGTAAATCCATGGAAGTGGACAGTGGTGCTGCCTACGAGCTCAAGTCTTTTACAGAGTCACCTGCCGATCCCCCTTTCTCTCCAAGATGCTAA
- the LOC127661358 gene encoding protein FAM214A-like isoform X2 has protein sequence MSKGRVLKSQQRPEDVRRSAGILEGITLSVSSMKPDREAAEEFFEYDAEEFLVFLTLLITEGRTPECSIKGRTEGLHCPPAQSAMPVLTKHECSDKIPQCRQARRTRSEVMLLWRNYIPIMIEVMLLPDCCYSDEGPTTDGTDLNDPAIKQDALLLERWTLQPVPRKSGDRFIEEKTLLLAVRSYVFFSQLSAWLSASHGLVPRNILYRISAADEELIWNFSQTPSEHAFPIPNISHSVALKVLVQSLPRQPKYPILKCSIHSGLAFLGKRGLERGERSNHAGENHSSLRLPGSPLFSRPLHPSQPPHSPLNIRKCPPRPESPHPPGKAVKWLYSRLNGGVEAPPTEQYSLCTNGAESPKTSNMLSPVRAFKSLSLTDTLAIPSPSPSFLSGETNPLIGSLLQERQEVIARIAQRLNFCDPTAPHLPDALFTSHEPPGHKAPWSSLQDKERMKKSKESLLPVPQTHNGTGPENTERSRSSLYDTPLSPRSRKRLDQVENESKTSPKLSTRKRLVLSDQSAEGSMIADAVQDISRLIQERLQQSYSLLNVTYKLKSTQTEQVGTSHGAHSNGFVSPSSNESSSIANGQGSTKPHNSPKTKCCQSPDSSNSQQDCSCRPLHVAIPILEELSLKKSQPLTTSNDKQNTKSESWTSLKDHTNSYQENGLTLTGYFQPFKTQESIEEKVSEKHVQVGSTCPEKDENQVPWASLSRTPANLIHSTPSPSVGPTPSSYMRYPPFPLKPRSKWKKQNRHSIDGTATKAFHPCTGLPLLSSPVPQRKSQTGYFDLDTSVIHCKGVPWAANKRVLKRSQDCDESQQQILSASAPPASLSLLGNFEECVLNYRLEPLGNVEGFTAEVGASGTFCPSHMTLPVDVSFYSVSDDNAPSPYMGVINLESLGKRGYRVPPSGTIQVTLFNPNKTVVKMFVVMYNLREMPASHQTFLRQRTFSVPVKREFNGQNNKKKPVLGQGRTLRYLVHLRFQSSKSGKIYLHRDIRLLFSRKSMEVDSGAAYELKSFTESPADPPFSPRC, from the exons aAGCAGCCGAGGAGTTCTTCGAGTATGATGCTGAGGAGTTCCTCGTGTTTCTGACGCTCCTGATCACAGAAGGGCGGACTCCAGAATGTTCCATAAAGGGTCGGACCGAAGGGCTTCACTGCCCACCTGCCCAGTCAGCTATGCCTGTCCTCACCAAACATGAGTGTAGTGACAAAATACCACAG TGTCGTCAGGCAAGGAGAACAAGGTCAGAGGTCATGTTGCTATGGCGCAATTACATCCCCATCATGATTGAGGTGATGCTTCTTCCTGACTGTTGCTATAGCGATGAAGGCCCTACCACAGACGGGACAGACCTAAATGACCCAGCAATAAAGCAAGATGCACTCTTACTGGAGAGATGGACATTACAACCAGTGCCCCGAAA GAGTGGAGATCGCTTTATTGAGGAGAAAACCCTGCTTTTGGCTGTACGATCCTATGTCTTTTTctcacagctcagcgcatggctgaGTGCTTCTCATGGACTCGTACCCAGAAACATCCTTTACAG AATAAGTGCAGCTGATGAGGAACTGATATGGAACTTCTCGCAGACTCCCTCTGAACATGCCTTCCCTATCCCAAACATATCTCACAGTGTTGCTCTCAAAGTGCTGGTTCAGTCTTTGCCCCGCCAGCCCAAATACCCCATACTGAAATGTAGTATCCACTCAGGTCTAGCTTTCCTGGGCAAAAGAGGCCTGGAGCGTGGTGAGAGGAGCAACCATGCTGGAGAGAACCACAGTTCCCTCCGTCTGCCAGGGTCTCCACTTTTCTCCAGGCCTCTACACCCTTCTCAACCTCCCCACAGCCCTCTAAACATCCGTAAATGTCCCCCTCGCCCAGAATCCCCTCACCCACCAGGAAAAGCCGTGAAATGGTTGTACTCTCGGCTGAATGGAGGTGTGGAAGCCCCTCCCACAGAACAGTACAGCTTGTGTACTAATGGTGCCGAGAGCCCTAAGACATCAAACATGTTGTCACCAGTTCGTGCTTTCAAATCACTGTCCCTCACCGACACTTTAGCAATCCCCAGCCCGAGTCCCAGCTTCCTCTCAGGTGAAACCAACCCCCTCATTGGCTCCCTACTCCAGGAGAGGCAGGAAGTCATCGCTCGCATTGCTCAGCGGCTAAATTTCTGTGATCCTACAGCTCCTCATCTCCCTGATGCCCTCTTCACTTCTCACGAACCGCCAGGACACAAAGCACCCTGGAGCTCCTTGCAGGACAAGGAGCGCATGAAGAAATCCAAAGAGTCCCTTTTACCTGTTCCTCAAACTCATAATGGAACTGGCCCAGAAAACACAGAGAGGAGCCGGTCTTCTCTCTATGACACCCCCTTAAGCCCTAGAAGCAGAAAGCGTCTAGACCAAGTGGAAAACGAATCAAAAACTTCCCCAAAACTGTCAACTCGTAAGCGTCTGGTACTAAGTGACCAGTCTGCTGAAGGTTCAATGATTGCAGACGCCGTTCAGGATATCTCAAGGTTGATTCAGGAGAGACTTCAACAGTCCTACAGTCTCCTAAATGTCACCTATAAATTAAAGTCCACTCAAACCGAACAGGTAGGCACAAGCCATGGTGCCCATTCAAACGGCTTTGTTTCGCCATCAAGCAATGAGTCCTCAAGCATAGCCAATGGCCAGGGAAGCACAAAGCCTCATAattctccaaaaacaaaatgttgtcAATCTCCTGACTCTAGTAATAGCCAGCAAGACTGTTCTTGTAGACCACTACATGTGGCCATCCCAATACTTGAAGAGCTCAGCCTCAAAAAATCACAGCCGTTAACGACAAGTAACGACAAACAGAACACTAAAAGTGAGTCCTGGACCTCTTTGAAAGACCACACAAACTCTTATCAGGAGAATGGGCTGACACTGACTGGATACTTCCAGCCTTTCAAGACACAAGAGTCAATTGAAGAGAAAGTATCAGAGAAGCATGTCCAGGTTGGGTCCACCTGTCCTGAGAAGGATGAGAACCAGGTGCCTTGGGCATCTCTCTCTAGAACACCTGCCAACCTTATCCACAGCACCCCCAGTCCTTCCGTTGGTCCTACCCCAAGCAGTTATATG AGATATCCCCCCTTCCCTCTGAAGCCACGCAGTAAATGGAAGAAACAGAATCGTCACTCCATAGACGGAACGGCAACGAAAGCTTTCCACCCCTGCACAGGCCTGCCTCTCCTCTCTAGCCCT GTTCCTCAAAGAAAATCTCAGACAGGATATTTTGATTTAGACACGTCTGTGATTCATTGCAAAGGTGTGCCATGGGCTGCCAATAAGAG ggtTTTAAAAAGATCACAAGACTGTGATGAGTCTCAGCAGCAGATCCTTAGTGCCAGCGCTCCACCCGCCAGCCTCAGCCTTTTGGGAAACTTTGAG GAGTGTGTCCTGAACTATCGTTTGGAGCCATTGGGTAATGTTGAGGGTTTCACTGCTGAGGTGGGCGCCAGCGGAACATTCTGCCCCAGTCACATGACATTACCTGTGGACGTGTctttctacagcgtctctgatgATAATGCACCTTCCCCCTACATG GGTGTCATAAATTTGGAGTCTCTCGGTAAGAGGGGATATCGTGTACCTCCTTCAGGAACCATTCAAGTG aCCTTATTTAACCCTAATAAGACGGTGGTTAAGATGTTTGTGGTGATGTACAATCTGAGGGAAATGCCCGCCAGCCATCAGACATTCCTGCGGCAGAGAACCTTCTCAGTCCCCGTCAAACGCGAGTTCAATGGACAGAACAACAAAAAGAAGCCCGTGCTGGGGCAAGGACGAACCCTCCGCTACCTCGTCCACCTGAG GTTTCAGAGCTCCAAATCTGGAAAGATCTACCTCCATCGGGACATCCGGCTCCTTTTCTCCCGTAAATCCATGGAAGTGGACAGTGGTGCTGCCTACGAGCTCAAGTCTTTTACAGAGTCACCTGCCGATCCCCCTTTCTCTCCAAGATGCTAA